Proteins from one Thermobifida alba genomic window:
- a CDS encoding glycoside hydrolase family 9 protein yields MSVTAPPPSPGGRRGPARRLLTALGSAAALAAGFLTLPAAVGTAHAEPAFNYAEALQKSMFFYEAQRSGALPEDNRVSWRGDSGLTDGADVGLDLTGGWYDAGDHVKFGLPMAFTATMLAWGAIESPEGYTLSGQMPHLKSNLRWVNDYFIKAHPSPNVLYAQVGDGDADHKWWGPAEVMPMERPSYKVDPSCPGSDVAAETAAAMAASSIVFADDDPAYAATLVEHAEQLYAFADTYRGEYSDCVPAGSFYNSWSGYQDELVWGAYWLYKATGDASYLDKAEYEYDFLSTEQQTDIRSYRWTVAWDDKSYGAYVLLARETGEQKYLDDANRWLDYWTVGVNGQRVPYSPGGQAVLDTWGSLRYAANTAFAALVHAETVADDPVRSQRYHDFGVRQINYALGDNPRNSSYVVGFGANPPRNPHHRTAHGSWTDSIASPADNRHVLYGALVGGPGSPNDAYTDDRQDYVANEVATDYNAGFSSALAMLVAEYGGTPLADFPPEEEPDGPEMFVEAQINTPGTTFTEIKAMIRNRSAWPARMLDEGTFRYWFTLDEGVDPDGITVTSAYNQCAAPDGVHHVSGDLYYAEIDCTGEEIFPGGQSQHRREVQFRIAGGEGWDPSNDWSFQGIGDELAPAPNIVLYDAGEPVWGNAPEAGEDPGEEPGEDRTPPSAPADLAATDVTATGAVLTWRPSTDHSGSGLAGYDVYAVEGDRAVLVGSTTQTSYPLTGLRAATAYTYRVAARDNDGNVSEHSSVSFTTLAGSGGGSSCLVEYATNDWNGGFTGSLRITNTGTEPLSAWELAFAFPAGQRITQGWNAVWTQSGTDVTATSLPWNSSLPPGTTVEVGFNGSWSGSNPHPAEFTLNGESCALA; encoded by the coding sequence ATGTCCGTCACCGCCCCTCCGCCCAGTCCGGGCGGCCGCCGCGGACCGGCGCGCCGCCTCCTCACCGCGCTGGGCTCCGCCGCGGCCCTGGCCGCGGGTTTTCTGACCCTCCCGGCGGCCGTCGGGACCGCCCACGCCGAACCGGCCTTCAACTACGCCGAGGCACTCCAGAAGTCGATGTTCTTCTACGAGGCCCAGCGCTCCGGAGCACTCCCCGAGGACAACCGGGTCTCCTGGCGCGGCGACTCCGGGCTCACCGACGGCGCGGACGTGGGCCTGGACCTGACCGGCGGCTGGTACGACGCGGGCGACCACGTCAAGTTCGGCCTGCCCATGGCCTTCACCGCCACCATGCTCGCCTGGGGCGCGATCGAGAGCCCCGAGGGCTACACGCTCTCCGGCCAGATGCCCCACCTCAAGTCCAACCTGCGCTGGGTCAACGACTACTTCATCAAGGCCCACCCCTCCCCCAACGTGCTGTACGCCCAGGTCGGCGACGGCGACGCCGACCACAAGTGGTGGGGTCCGGCCGAGGTCATGCCGATGGAGCGCCCCAGCTACAAGGTCGACCCCTCCTGCCCAGGCAGCGACGTGGCCGCCGAGACCGCCGCGGCGATGGCCGCCTCCTCGATCGTGTTCGCCGACGACGACCCGGCCTACGCCGCCACCCTGGTGGAGCACGCCGAGCAGCTCTACGCCTTCGCCGACACCTACCGCGGCGAGTACTCCGACTGCGTGCCCGCCGGGTCCTTCTACAACTCCTGGTCCGGCTACCAGGACGAGCTGGTCTGGGGCGCCTACTGGCTGTACAAGGCCACCGGTGACGCCTCCTACCTGGACAAGGCCGAGTACGAGTACGACTTCCTGTCCACCGAGCAGCAGACCGACATCCGCAGCTACCGGTGGACGGTCGCCTGGGACGACAAGTCCTACGGCGCCTACGTGCTGCTGGCCAGGGAGACCGGCGAGCAGAAGTACCTCGACGACGCCAACCGGTGGCTCGACTACTGGACGGTCGGCGTGAACGGCCAGCGCGTGCCCTACTCGCCGGGCGGCCAGGCCGTCCTCGACACCTGGGGTTCGCTGCGCTACGCCGCCAACACCGCGTTCGCCGCGCTGGTGCACGCCGAGACGGTCGCCGACGACCCGGTCCGCAGCCAGCGCTACCACGACTTCGGTGTCCGGCAGATCAACTACGCCCTGGGCGACAACCCGCGCAACTCCAGCTACGTGGTGGGCTTCGGCGCCAACCCGCCGCGCAACCCCCACCACCGCACCGCGCACGGCTCGTGGACCGACAGCATCGCCTCGCCCGCCGACAACCGGCACGTGCTCTACGGGGCGCTGGTGGGCGGCCCCGGCTCCCCGAACGACGCCTACACCGACGACCGGCAGGACTACGTCGCCAACGAGGTCGCCACCGACTACAACGCCGGATTCTCCAGCGCCCTGGCCATGCTGGTCGCCGAGTACGGCGGCACCCCGCTGGCGGACTTCCCGCCCGAGGAGGAGCCCGACGGCCCCGAGATGTTCGTCGAGGCCCAGATCAACACCCCGGGCACCACGTTCACCGAGATCAAGGCGATGATCCGCAACCGCTCGGCCTGGCCCGCCCGGATGCTGGACGAGGGCACCTTCCGGTACTGGTTCACCCTGGACGAGGGGGTCGACCCCGACGGGATCACCGTCACCTCCGCCTACAACCAGTGCGCCGCCCCCGACGGCGTCCACCACGTCTCCGGCGACCTGTACTACGCGGAGATCGACTGCACCGGCGAGGAGATCTTCCCCGGCGGCCAGTCCCAGCACCGCCGCGAGGTGCAGTTCCGCATCGCCGGCGGCGAGGGCTGGGACCCCTCCAACGACTGGTCCTTCCAGGGGATCGGCGACGAACTCGCCCCCGCCCCCAACATCGTGCTCTACGACGCGGGCGAGCCCGTGTGGGGCAACGCCCCGGAGGCCGGGGAGGACCCGGGTGAGGAGCCGGGTGAGGACCGGACCCCGCCGAGCGCCCCGGCCGACCTGGCCGCCACCGACGTCACCGCCACCGGAGCGGTCCTGACGTGGCGCCCCTCCACCGACCACAGCGGCAGCGGACTGGCCGGATACGACGTCTACGCGGTGGAGGGCGACCGGGCGGTGCTGGTCGGCTCGACCACGCAGACCAGCTACCCGCTGACCGGTCTGCGGGCGGCCACCGCCTACACCTACCGGGTGGCGGCCCGGGACAACGACGGCAACGTCTCCGAGCACAGCTCCGTCTCCTTCACCACCCTCGCCGGCTCCGGCGGCGGCTCCTCCTGCCTGGTGGAGTACGCCACCAATGACTGGAACGGCGGCTTCACCGGCTCGCTCCGGATCACCAACACCGGCACCGAGCCCCTCTCCGCCTGGGAGCTGGCCTTCGCCTTCCCGGCCGGGCAGCGCATCACCCAGGGCTGGAACGCTGTCTGGACCCAGAGCGGCACCGACGTCACCGCCACCTCGCTGCCCTGGAACAGCTCCCTGCCGCCCGGAACGACCGTCGAGGTCGGCTTCAACGGCTCGTGGAGCGGTTCCAACCCCCACCCCGCCGAGTTCACCCTCAACGGCGAGTCCTGCGCCCTCGCCTGA
- a CDS encoding glycosyltransferase — MSGGTGAGRDLVLVANSVDELGGVTSWTHRMARLFTERGHRVRVVGIAPAQVAQDVGATPYPVTTLYTRRPPPAWRPRRLRDRFAVAARLRQARREAERRERAAALSALLRGVAPGGVVIVTQVWAMEWVALADTGGLHVVGMTHESFEESRRTSRFARVQRYFRDVDRLLALTREDADRWINQGLNNLDVMPNPLPWLPVRPSPRTARTVVSIGRLDEQKRVDLLLEAWARTAPRFPDWTLRVYGTGADERDLRDYCRELGLDSSVRWMGATGDVPGALREASVLVQSSRGEGFPLVLLEAMACAVPCVAFDCAPGVREIVTDGEDGLLAPPGDTRALAERLARVMADRELRDRLGEQARRSVDRYAPERIVRRWEELFDFLDR, encoded by the coding sequence ATGAGCGGCGGGACCGGCGCCGGACGCGACCTCGTCCTCGTCGCCAACAGCGTCGACGAACTGGGCGGGGTGACGAGCTGGACGCACCGGATGGCGCGGCTGTTCACCGAACGCGGGCACCGGGTCCGCGTGGTGGGCATCGCCCCGGCCCAGGTCGCGCAGGACGTCGGGGCGACGCCCTACCCGGTCACCACGCTGTACACGCGGCGGCCGCCGCCCGCGTGGCGGCCCCGCCGGCTGCGGGACCGCTTCGCCGTGGCCGCGCGGCTGCGGCAGGCCCGGCGGGAGGCCGAGCGGCGCGAGCGCGCCGCGGCGCTGTCGGCACTGCTGCGCGGTGTGGCACCCGGCGGGGTCGTCATCGTCACCCAGGTGTGGGCGATGGAGTGGGTCGCCCTGGCCGACACCGGTGGCCTGCACGTCGTCGGGATGACCCACGAGTCGTTCGAGGAGTCCCGACGCACCTCCCGGTTCGCCCGGGTCCAGCGGTACTTCCGCGACGTCGACCGCCTGCTCGCCCTCACCCGCGAGGACGCCGACCGGTGGATCAACCAGGGGCTGAACAACCTCGACGTCATGCCCAACCCGCTGCCGTGGCTGCCCGTGCGGCCCTCGCCGCGCACCGCGCGGACGGTGGTCAGCATCGGCCGGCTCGACGAGCAGAAACGCGTCGACCTGCTGCTGGAGGCGTGGGCGAGGACGGCCCCCCGCTTCCCCGACTGGACGCTGCGCGTCTACGGCACCGGCGCCGACGAGCGGGACCTCCGCGACTACTGCCGCGAGCTGGGCCTGGACTCCTCGGTGCGGTGGATGGGCGCCACCGGCGACGTGCCCGGCGCGTTGCGGGAGGCCTCGGTCCTCGTCCAGTCCTCGCGGGGGGAGGGCTTCCCCCTGGTGCTGCTGGAGGCGATGGCGTGCGCGGTGCCGTGCGTGGCCTTCGACTGCGCGCCGGGGGTACGCGAGATCGTCACCGACGGCGAGGACGGGCTGCTGGCTCCGCCCGGCGATACCCGCGCGCTGGCGGAGCGGCTCGCCCGGGTCATGGCCGACCGGGAACTCCGCGACCGGCTGGGGGAGCAGGCGCGGCGCTCCGTGGACCGCTACGCCCCCGAGCGAATCGTGCGCCGCTGGGAGGAGCTGTTCGACTTCCTGGACCGGTAG